Below is a genomic region from Tumebacillus amylolyticus.
CCAACGCATCGCGCTGCACGGACAGCTTCAAGAACATGTAATGGAACATCCACTCAAACGCCTGCACATGGCGTTTCGCGGCAAACACGTCCGCGCCCCATGCGTAAATCCCGTGGTTGCGAATCAACACAGCCGGGACTCGCGGGTCGAGCACTTCCCCGATCTCCGCCGCCAACTTCGGGATGTCGGCAAAGTTCTCCACGATCGGGATCTCAATCGCCGCGTTCTCTTCCCAAATGTTCAGCGCTTTGATCAGTTCCAACCCTTGAATGCGCAGCTTGCCTTGCTCGAACAGCAGATCCGAAATCAAGTTGTTGTACAGCGTGTGGACGTGCAGACAAGCTCCTGCTTCCGGCACGCGCTTGTAGACTTCGGCGTGAATCA
It encodes:
- a CDS encoding methylthioribulose 1-phosphate dehydratase; this encodes MTYAFNQEDRIRVAQELVDVAKNFANKGWFPATAGNLSIKLSGEPLVFGVTASGKDKENLTIHDILAVDGDSKAIEPTNLKPSAETLIHAEVYKRVPEAGACLHVHTLYNNLISDLLFEQGKLRIQGLELIKALNIWEENAAIEIPIVENFADIPKLAAEIGEVLDPRVPAVLIRNHGIYAWGADVFAAKRHVQAFEWMFHYMFLKLSVQRDALAGLAL